In Amphiprion ocellaris isolate individual 3 ecotype Okinawa chromosome 3, ASM2253959v1, whole genome shotgun sequence, one genomic interval encodes:
- the LOC111567076 gene encoding bromodomain-containing protein 1-like isoform X1, which produces MKKKGRNHRPSMLKRESSPIKPSPNRETLTYAQAQRMVELEVDGRVHRLSIYDKLDVITDDDPTAQEIMECNSNKENNEKPQQVLVRSVRLKNNQQKKNAALTASLGSSASGLLEPKVRTVEYNLPVVPKRPAAYYKYTERTAEELDEEVEYDMDEEDYAWLELINEKRKSEGVSQVSHNLFEFLMDRFEKESYLATQGQNDLQSLVDEDAVCCICMDGDGADSNVILFCDSCNIAVHQECYGVPYIPEGQWLCRHCLQCPSRPAECVFCPNRGGALKKTDDDRWGHVACALWVPEVGFSDTVFIEPIDGVRNIPPARWKLTCYLCKEKGAGACIQCDKINCYTAFHVSCAQKAGLYMRMEPVKEETASGTTTFSVKKTAYCCSHTPEGCDRRPLNIYEEPHPKNGACHKRADKRGKARAKGWQKKKSKRTDPEAEPEPEIPANSGPSITASSFDIILNQVAVQRKRLFVERVLSYWVLKRQSRNNVPLIRRLQANPQPPKAKQTDRNETNQALKEQLKEWHRLRHDLERARLLLELIRKREKLKREEMKLQQSVLEVQLTPFNILLRAVLGQLQEKDQYSIFAQPVSIKEVPDYLDHIKNPMDFSTMRKRIDAHSYRNLEEFEADFNLIITNCMTYNAKDTFFYKAAQRMQDHGGVIIRRARRETERIGFDFPGGLHLPEAPKLEVPPPFSWEDVDRLLSPTYRQRTPLEDQLKELLEKLDLSTAMKNSPSRSKRLKLLKKTIMEVRSEISLKKALRSPSLIAPDPGPTPAKSEEKPLPEPPADPCTTLEGKSLPPPTLELLTSSSQLNISPSDSEPPSLKPVKPLSDQNPMELDDDTNTSTSVPLDTPNGHIPEPQLLNGDIHMEASSTCNRRSNVLFRKSKSASPQKPRKTQETSAVSTPHLGAKTFLSVVIPRLETLLLPKKRTRSSSADGEEDEESPIKRLGTGIANGFVVEDEGVVSSSPRLLEPRRRCASESSISSAGSILCSTSTVIVSKSGKGRPAATRRSTVDDKSTLMTCIENGEFTNAAKISSEVWKPTAASSFVLEPLKLVWAKCSGYPSFPALIMDPRTRRTVSRHNGVELPPPPLDVLRAGERMQFRSAEKLFLVHFFDSRRSWQWLPRSKMAPFGINKTLDRLKLMEARSSSIRKTVQLAFDRAMNHLDRVSRELEPSTGLAAAD; this is translated from the exons ATGAAGAAGAAAGGACGAAATCACCGCCCATCAATGCTTAAAAGGGAGTCTTCTCCCATAAAGCCGTCGCCCAACCGGGAGACACTAACGTACGCACAGGCACAGCGAATGGTGGAGCTGGAAGTGGACGGCCGAGTGCACCGGCTCAGCATCTACGACAAGCTGGACGTCATCACTGATGATGACCCCACAGCTCAGGAGATCATGGAGTGTAACAGCAACAAAGAGAACAACGAGAAGCCCCAGCAGGTCCTGGTGCGCTCTGTGCGCCTCAAAAATAACCAGCAGAAGAAGAATGCTGCTCTCACAGCCTCACTTGGCAGTAGTGCCAGTGGCCTGTTAGAGCCGAAGGTTAGAACGGTTGAATACAATTTGCCAGTGGTGCCAAAGAGGCCGGCAGCCTATTACAAATACACTGAGAGGACAGCAGAAGAGCTAGATGAGGAGGTGGAATATGACATGGATGAGGAAGACTATGCCTGGCTGGAGCTCATTAATGAGAAAAGGAAAAGTGAGGGCGTCAGCCAGGTGTCGCACAACCTTTTTGAGTTTCTCATGGACCGCTTTGAAAAGGAGTCATACTTAGCTACGCAGGGTCAGAATGACCTGCAGTCACTGGTGGATGAGGATGCCGTCTGCTGCATCTGCATGGATGGAGATGGAGCAGACAGTAACGTCATTCTCTTCTGCGACTCCTGCAACATTGCCGTACACCAGGAGTGCTACGGTGTGCCGTACATTCCTGAGGGCCAGTGGCTGTGCCGCCACTGCCTGCAGTGTCCATCGCGACCAGCCGAGTGCGTCTTCTGCCCCAACCGAGGAGGAGCCCTGAAGAAGACAGACGACGATCGCTGGGGTCATGTAGCATGTGCTCTGTGGGTGCCTGAAGTTGGCTTCTCGGACACTGTTTTCATTGAGCCCATTGATGGTGTCCGCAACATCCCACCAGCCCGCTGGAAGCTTACTTGCTACCTGTGTAAGGAGAAGGGTGCTGGAGCATGCATCCAATGTGACAAGATCAACTGTTACACTGCCTTCCATGTCAGCTGTGCCCAGAAGGCTGGCCTCTACATGAGGATGGAACCTGTGAAAGAGGAAACTGCGTCCGGCACCACCacattttctgtgaaaaagaCCGCCTATTGCTGCAGCCATACGCCTGAAGGCTGTGACCGTCGGCCACTCAATATCTATGAGGAGCCACACCCCAAAAATGGAGCCTGTCACAAGAGAGCTGACAAGAGAGGGAAGGCCAGGGCCAAGGgctggcagaaaaaaaagagtaagaGAACGGACCCTGAAgctgaaccagaaccagagatCCCAGCCAACTCTGGGCCTAGTATCACTGCTTCAAG TTTTGACATCATCCTGAACCAGGTGGCGGTTCAGAGGAAGCGGTTGTTTGTCGAGCGGGTGCTGAGCTACTGGGTCCTGAAGAGACAGTCGAGGAACAATGTGCCACTGATTCGCCGACTACAGGCCAACCCTCAGCCACCCAAAGCCAAGCAGACG GACCGCAATGAGACAAACCAGGCACTGAAGGAGCAGCTGAAGGAGTGGCACCGCCTTCGCCATGACCTGGAGCGAGCTCgcctgctgctggagctcatcAGGAAGAGGGAGAAACTGAAAAGGGAGGAG ATGAAGCTACAGCAGTCGGTGCTGGAGGTGCAGCTGACACCCTTCAACATCCTGTTACGAGCCGTGCTAGGTCAGCTGCAGGAGAAGGACCAGTACAGCATCTTTGCTCAGCCTGTCAGCATCAAAGAG GTCCCTGACTATCTGGATCACATTAAGAACCCCATGGACTTCTCTACCATGAGGAAACGCATAGATGCTCACAGCTACAGGAACCTGGAGGAGTTCGAGGCCGACTTCAACCTCATAATTACCAACTGCATGACGTACAATGCCAAGGACACGTTTTTCTACAAGGCAGCTCAGCGGATGCAGGACCATGGAGGAGTCATCATCCGCAGGGCccgcagagagacagaaaggatCGGCTTTGACTTCCCTGGCGGGTTGCATCTGCCCGAAGCCCCTAAACTGGAGGTGCCGCCCCCCTTCTCTTGGGAAGACG TGGACCGCCTGCTGAGCCCCACATACCGTCAGCGGACCCCTCTGGAGGATCAGCTGAAGGAACTCCTGGAGAAGCTGGACCTGAGCACAGCCATGAAGAACAGCCCATCCCGCAGCAAGAGGCTCAAACTACTCAAGAAGACTATCATGGAAGTCCGCAGTGAGATAAGCCTGAAGAAGGCCCTACGATCGCCCTCGCTCATTGCCCCGGATCCTGGCCCAACCCCCGCCAAGTCAGAGGAGAAACCACTACCTGAACCTCCCGCAGACCCCTGCACGACACTGGAGGGCAAGTCTTTACCTCCACCAACGTTAGAGCTCTTAACCTCATCATCCCAGCTCAACATCTCACCCAGCGATTCAGAACCGCCCTCTCTTAAGCCCGTCAAACCCCTTTCGGACCAGAATCCCATGGAACTCGACGATGACACCAACACATCTACCTCAGTGCCCCTGGATACCCCCAACGGGCACATCCCAGAACCACAGCTCCTCAACGGTGACATCCACATGGAAGCCTCTAGCACCTGCAACCGACGGAGTAATGTCCTCTTCCGCAAGTCAAAGAGTGCCAGCCCGCAGAAACCACGCAAGACCCAAGAGACATCCGCTGTTTCGACACCGCACCTGGGCGCCAAAACCTTCCTGTCAGTGGTGATCCCACGACTGGAGACACTCCTCCTTCCAAAAAAAAGAACCCGGAGCAGCAGCGCTGATGGTGAGGAGGACGAGGAGTCGCCAATCAAACGTCTCGGCACAG GAATAGCAAATGGTtttgtggtggaggacgaggggGTGGTCTCATCATCTCCCCGTCTGCTGGAGCCTCGTCGCCGCTGTGCCTCTGAATCGAGCATCTCCTCCGCCGGCAGCATCCTCTGCAGCACAAG CACTGTCATCGTGTCTAAAAGCGGTAAAGGGCGACCAGCGGCGACTCGACGGAGCACTGTAGACGACAAAAGCACCCTGATGACCTGCATTGAGAATGGAGAATTCACCAACGCTGCCAAGATCTCTTCAG AGGTGTGGAAGCCCACCGCTGCTTCTTCATTTGTTCTGGAGCCTCTTAAACTAGTTTGGGCTAAATGTAGTGGATACCCTTCCTTCCCTGCCCTG ATCATGGATCCCAGAACTCGGAGGACGGTGTCTCGGCACAACGGAGTGGAGCTTCCACCACCGCCGCTGGACGTTCTCAGAGCCGGAGAGCGGATGCAGTTCAGGTCCGCAGAGAAACTCTTCCTCGTCCACTTCTTCGACAGCAGGCGCAGCTG GCAATGGCTTCCTAGATCCAAGATGGCTCCGTTCGGGATCAACAAGACACTCGATAGATTGAAGCTGATGGAGGCTCGCAGCTCTTCCATCCGAAAAACTGTGCAGCTCGCCTTTGACCGAGCTATGAACCACCTGGACCGTGTTAGCAGAGAGTTGGAGCCGAGCACCGGCCTCGCTGCCGCAGACTGA
- the LOC111567076 gene encoding bromodomain-containing protein 1-like isoform X2, giving the protein MKKKGRNHRPSMLKRESSPIKPSPNRETLTYAQAQRMVELEVDGRVHRLSIYDKLDVITDDDPTAQEIMECNSNKENNEKPQQVLVRSVRLKNNQQKKNAALTASLGSSASGLLEPKVRTVEYNLPVVPKRPAAYYKYTERTAEELDEEVEYDMDEEDYAWLELINEKRKSEGVSQVSHNLFEFLMDRFEKESYLATQGQNDLQSLVDEDAVCCICMDGDGADSNVILFCDSCNIAVHQECYGVPYIPEGQWLCRHCLQCPSRPAECVFCPNRGGALKKTDDDRWGHVACALWVPEVGFSDTVFIEPIDGVRNIPPARWKLTCYLCKEKGAGACIQCDKINCYTAFHVSCAQKAGLYMRMEPVKEETASGTTTFSVKKTAYCCSHTPEGCDRRPLNIYEEPHPKNGACHKRADKRGKARAKGWQKKKSKRTDPEAEPEPEIPANSGPSITASSFDIILNQVAVQRKRLFVERVLSYWVLKRQSRNNVPLIRRLQANPQPPKAKQTDRNETNQALKEQLKEWHRLRHDLERARLLLELIRKREKLKREEMKLQQSVLEVQLTPFNILLRAVLGQLQEKDQYSIFAQPVSIKEVPDYLDHIKNPMDFSTMRKRIDAHSYRNLEEFEADFNLIITNCMTYNAKDTFFYKAAQRMQDHGGVIIRRARRETERIGFDFPGGLHLPEAPKLEVPPPFSWEDVDRLLSPTYRQRTPLEDQLKELLEKLDLSTAMKNSPSRSKRLKLLKKTIMEVRSEISLKKALRSPSLIAPDPGPTPAKSEEKPLPEPPADPCTTLEGKSLPPPTLELLTSSSQLNISPSDSEPPSLKPVKPLSDQNPMELDDDTNTSTSVPLDTPNGHIPEPQLLNGDIHMEASSTCNRRSNVLFRKSKSASPQKPRKTQETSAVSTPHLGAKTFLSVVIPRLETLLLPKKRTRSSSADGEEDEESPIKRLGTGIANGFVVEDEGVVSSSPRLLEPRRRCASESSISSAGSILCSTSTVIVSKSGKGRPAATRRSTVDDKSTLMTCIENGEFTNAAKISSDHGSQNSEDGVSAQRSGASTTAAGRSQSRRADAVQVRRETLPRPLLRQQAQLAMAS; this is encoded by the exons ATGAAGAAGAAAGGACGAAATCACCGCCCATCAATGCTTAAAAGGGAGTCTTCTCCCATAAAGCCGTCGCCCAACCGGGAGACACTAACGTACGCACAGGCACAGCGAATGGTGGAGCTGGAAGTGGACGGCCGAGTGCACCGGCTCAGCATCTACGACAAGCTGGACGTCATCACTGATGATGACCCCACAGCTCAGGAGATCATGGAGTGTAACAGCAACAAAGAGAACAACGAGAAGCCCCAGCAGGTCCTGGTGCGCTCTGTGCGCCTCAAAAATAACCAGCAGAAGAAGAATGCTGCTCTCACAGCCTCACTTGGCAGTAGTGCCAGTGGCCTGTTAGAGCCGAAGGTTAGAACGGTTGAATACAATTTGCCAGTGGTGCCAAAGAGGCCGGCAGCCTATTACAAATACACTGAGAGGACAGCAGAAGAGCTAGATGAGGAGGTGGAATATGACATGGATGAGGAAGACTATGCCTGGCTGGAGCTCATTAATGAGAAAAGGAAAAGTGAGGGCGTCAGCCAGGTGTCGCACAACCTTTTTGAGTTTCTCATGGACCGCTTTGAAAAGGAGTCATACTTAGCTACGCAGGGTCAGAATGACCTGCAGTCACTGGTGGATGAGGATGCCGTCTGCTGCATCTGCATGGATGGAGATGGAGCAGACAGTAACGTCATTCTCTTCTGCGACTCCTGCAACATTGCCGTACACCAGGAGTGCTACGGTGTGCCGTACATTCCTGAGGGCCAGTGGCTGTGCCGCCACTGCCTGCAGTGTCCATCGCGACCAGCCGAGTGCGTCTTCTGCCCCAACCGAGGAGGAGCCCTGAAGAAGACAGACGACGATCGCTGGGGTCATGTAGCATGTGCTCTGTGGGTGCCTGAAGTTGGCTTCTCGGACACTGTTTTCATTGAGCCCATTGATGGTGTCCGCAACATCCCACCAGCCCGCTGGAAGCTTACTTGCTACCTGTGTAAGGAGAAGGGTGCTGGAGCATGCATCCAATGTGACAAGATCAACTGTTACACTGCCTTCCATGTCAGCTGTGCCCAGAAGGCTGGCCTCTACATGAGGATGGAACCTGTGAAAGAGGAAACTGCGTCCGGCACCACCacattttctgtgaaaaagaCCGCCTATTGCTGCAGCCATACGCCTGAAGGCTGTGACCGTCGGCCACTCAATATCTATGAGGAGCCACACCCCAAAAATGGAGCCTGTCACAAGAGAGCTGACAAGAGAGGGAAGGCCAGGGCCAAGGgctggcagaaaaaaaagagtaagaGAACGGACCCTGAAgctgaaccagaaccagagatCCCAGCCAACTCTGGGCCTAGTATCACTGCTTCAAG TTTTGACATCATCCTGAACCAGGTGGCGGTTCAGAGGAAGCGGTTGTTTGTCGAGCGGGTGCTGAGCTACTGGGTCCTGAAGAGACAGTCGAGGAACAATGTGCCACTGATTCGCCGACTACAGGCCAACCCTCAGCCACCCAAAGCCAAGCAGACG GACCGCAATGAGACAAACCAGGCACTGAAGGAGCAGCTGAAGGAGTGGCACCGCCTTCGCCATGACCTGGAGCGAGCTCgcctgctgctggagctcatcAGGAAGAGGGAGAAACTGAAAAGGGAGGAG ATGAAGCTACAGCAGTCGGTGCTGGAGGTGCAGCTGACACCCTTCAACATCCTGTTACGAGCCGTGCTAGGTCAGCTGCAGGAGAAGGACCAGTACAGCATCTTTGCTCAGCCTGTCAGCATCAAAGAG GTCCCTGACTATCTGGATCACATTAAGAACCCCATGGACTTCTCTACCATGAGGAAACGCATAGATGCTCACAGCTACAGGAACCTGGAGGAGTTCGAGGCCGACTTCAACCTCATAATTACCAACTGCATGACGTACAATGCCAAGGACACGTTTTTCTACAAGGCAGCTCAGCGGATGCAGGACCATGGAGGAGTCATCATCCGCAGGGCccgcagagagacagaaaggatCGGCTTTGACTTCCCTGGCGGGTTGCATCTGCCCGAAGCCCCTAAACTGGAGGTGCCGCCCCCCTTCTCTTGGGAAGACG TGGACCGCCTGCTGAGCCCCACATACCGTCAGCGGACCCCTCTGGAGGATCAGCTGAAGGAACTCCTGGAGAAGCTGGACCTGAGCACAGCCATGAAGAACAGCCCATCCCGCAGCAAGAGGCTCAAACTACTCAAGAAGACTATCATGGAAGTCCGCAGTGAGATAAGCCTGAAGAAGGCCCTACGATCGCCCTCGCTCATTGCCCCGGATCCTGGCCCAACCCCCGCCAAGTCAGAGGAGAAACCACTACCTGAACCTCCCGCAGACCCCTGCACGACACTGGAGGGCAAGTCTTTACCTCCACCAACGTTAGAGCTCTTAACCTCATCATCCCAGCTCAACATCTCACCCAGCGATTCAGAACCGCCCTCTCTTAAGCCCGTCAAACCCCTTTCGGACCAGAATCCCATGGAACTCGACGATGACACCAACACATCTACCTCAGTGCCCCTGGATACCCCCAACGGGCACATCCCAGAACCACAGCTCCTCAACGGTGACATCCACATGGAAGCCTCTAGCACCTGCAACCGACGGAGTAATGTCCTCTTCCGCAAGTCAAAGAGTGCCAGCCCGCAGAAACCACGCAAGACCCAAGAGACATCCGCTGTTTCGACACCGCACCTGGGCGCCAAAACCTTCCTGTCAGTGGTGATCCCACGACTGGAGACACTCCTCCTTCCAAAAAAAAGAACCCGGAGCAGCAGCGCTGATGGTGAGGAGGACGAGGAGTCGCCAATCAAACGTCTCGGCACAG GAATAGCAAATGGTtttgtggtggaggacgaggggGTGGTCTCATCATCTCCCCGTCTGCTGGAGCCTCGTCGCCGCTGTGCCTCTGAATCGAGCATCTCCTCCGCCGGCAGCATCCTCTGCAGCACAAG CACTGTCATCGTGTCTAAAAGCGGTAAAGGGCGACCAGCGGCGACTCGACGGAGCACTGTAGACGACAAAAGCACCCTGATGACCTGCATTGAGAATGGAGAATTCACCAACGCTGCCAAGATCTCTTCAG ATCATGGATCCCAGAACTCGGAGGACGGTGTCTCGGCACAACGGAGTGGAGCTTCCACCACCGCCGCTGGACGTTCTCAGAGCCGGAGAGCGGATGCAGTTCAGGTCCGCAGAGAAACTCTTCCTCGTCCACTTCTTCGACAGCAGGCGCAGCTG GCAATGGCTTCCTAG
- the ftsj1 gene encoding putative tRNA (cytidine(32)/guanosine(34)-2'-O)-methyltransferase, whose protein sequence is MGRSSKDKRDIYYRLAKEEGWRARSAFKLLQLDQEFNLFTGVNRAVDLCAAPGSWSQVLSRKLRGQEEKGEKGEAGEEVKIVAVDLQAMAPLPGVTQIQGDITKVSTAEEIIRHFEGQPADLVVCDGAPDVTGLHDVDEYIQAQLLLAALNITTHVLKPGGTFVAKIFRGKDVTLLYSQLKVFFSGVTCAKPRSSRNSSIEAFVVCQNYSPPEGYIPNMSNPLLDHSYDVDFNQLEGPNRVIVPFLACGDLSAFDSDKTYPLQLDAGKEYQYTPPIQPPIRPPYQEACHLRKNNLLSKEDTPSVCPKQSRDKPKTLAETT, encoded by the exons ATGGGTCGCTCCTCCAAAGACAAGAGGGACATTTACTACCGTTTGGCCAAAGAGGAGGGCTGGAGAGCGAGGAGCGCCTTCAAGCTGCTGCAGCTCGATCAAGAGTTCAACCTGTTCACAG gtGTGAACAGAGCTGTGGATCTTTGTGCAGCTCCTGGCAGCTGGAGTCAGGTCCTCAGTCGCAAACTTAG AGGGCAGGAGGAGAAAGGTGAGAAAGGTGAGGCAGGTGAGGAGGTCAAGATCGTGGCGGTAGACCTGCAGGCCATGGCTCCCCTTCCAGGAGTCACTCAGATCCAGGGAGACATCACCAAG GTGTCCACTGCTGAGGAGATAATTCGCCACTTTGAGGGTCAACCGGCCGACCTGGTCGTTTGTGATGGAGCTCCGGATG tGACTGGGCTCCATGATGTGGATGAGTACATCCAGGCTCAGCTCCTATTGGCA GCTCTGAACATAACCACTCATGTCCTGAAACCTGGAGGAACATTTGTGGCCAAG ATCTTCCGAGGTAAAGATGTGACGCTGCTGTACTCTCAGCTGAAGGTCTTCTTCAGCGGTGTGACCTGTGCCAAGCCTCGTAGCAGCAGGAACTCCAGCATCG AGGCCTTTGTGGTTTGTCAGAATTACTCTCCTCCTGAAGGTTACATCCCAAACATGTCCAACCCTCTGCTGGATCACTCCTATG ATGTAGATTTTAACCAGTTGGAGGGTCCAAACCGTGTCATTGTTCCCTTCCTGGCATGTGGTGACCTCAGTGCCTTTGACTCAGACAAAACCTACCCTCTGCAG CTCGATGCTGGCAAAGAGTACCAGTACACCCCACCTATCCAGCCACCAATACGCCCCCCCTACCAGGAGGCCTGCCACCTCCGCAAAAACAACCTGCTGTCCAAAGAGGACactccgtctgtctgtcccaAACAGAGCCGAGATAAGCCAAAGACACTGGCTGAGACCACATGA